One candidate division WOR-3 bacterium genomic window, CGGTTATATTTGGGGGTTATGTATTTCCCAGGAGGTAAACAATGAAGAGAACTTTGATTTTGATATTTACAATATTATGTTCTTTCTCAAATGGTAAAGATTGGATCAAATTGGAGGGAACGGGTCAAGAATGTTTAATTAATGTAATACATTCGGATGACTTTCAAACATCATTGGAAATTGCGGTGCCTGGTTTCTACAAAATTGATACTGTGATTAATAATACTGAATACAATATTGTCGACATTCCTAATACCGGCGTTTATCTCAGGGAAGGTCTACCGATGGTACCAGCGATTTACAAAATTATTGCAATCCCATCATCTAAAGATGTAAAAGTAACACTTGTAGTAATCAAAGATACTTTATTATCTGATTATTGCCTCATGCCAGCTCAAAGGCCTCTACCTGAATTTGTACCAGACAGCTTTATCATAAATGATAGTCTCTACAATCGGGATATTTATTACCCAGAGACATTAGCATCATATTATGGTCCAGCACTGTGGCGTGATTATCGAGTTATCCAATTACAGGTTTACCCAATACAATTTAACCCTCTAATAAGAAAGATACGTATTATCACAAAATTTAAAGTGATAATTGAATACGTTGGTTTAAATACCGGCAACAACCCTATCTTACCTCCAAGGCCAACCAAAACATTCACAAAACTCTACAAGAAGTACATCCTAAACTATGATGAGTATATTGGTGAACGGACCGAATGGGAAGGAAGTTATCTGATAATTGTGCATGATATTTTTTATGAGGCATGTTTACCTTTATTTAGTTGGAAATCACGGCTCGGGCATAAGGTAGTTATTAAACCTCTCTCTGAAATTGGTTTTACCACACAAGCTATTTATAATTATATTAAGCATGCTTACGAGAACTGGAGTATTCCTTTGGAATATGTTCTTTTTATCGGTGATGATAATTATCTGCCAGCCTACAGATACAATGATCCTAATTACCCCTATAATCCAATACCAACCGACCATAATTATTCCCTTATTGCTGGTGATGATTATCTTTCTGACATTTTTATCGGTAGGTTACCCGCTGGCAGTAGTTCTGAAGCCACGAATATGAGAAGTAAAATTATGCTTTATGAGGGTGGGAATTTAACCGGGGATTGGTATAAGCGTGAGACAGGAATTTGTATCACGCAAAGTGGTAGAATTTTTGATTATACGATTGGTGTTGTTAGACAAATGTTATTAAGCCACGGTTTTTTACAGGCGGATAGTTTAAATCACCCATCACCCATTGCAATCGCCGATTCGATAAACCGGAATCGTAATTTTGTTGTTTATCGTGGCCATGGTGATACAACAGAATGGTCATCTGTGGAATTTACAACAGCTCATGTACTTAATAACTTAACAAATACTAATTCTTATCCTGTTGTAATTGCTCCCACTTGTCTTGCAAATAATTTTACCTACACCGGTCATTTTTGTATGGGTGAGGCATTTATGTGTCAACCAAAGGGTGGGGTTGGGTACTTTGGCGCTACAAATATTAGCTACTCCTTTTACAACGATACCCTAACAATTGCAATTTTTCACGCAATGCTTGAGGATTGTATTACAAATTTGCAACCCGCTTGTAACGATGGGAAAATGCATGTTATAAATTATTATGGTGCAAACGACCCCCAAGCAAGAGAAACCGCTTATCTAATGAATCTCTTAGGTGACCCTTCTTTAGAAATGTGGACTGATATTCCAAAGATATTATCCCTTGATTGGCCGGGAAATGCTGAATGGGGTGAAACCTATCGAGTTTATGTGCATGACCCACAATATAATCCAATAAAAGATGCACTTGTGTGTATTTGGAATAAACAAGGTTGGCCTAATGGTATTCATCTTACTGGGTATAGCGGAGCCGATGGATATGCATATTTAGGGCCGATTCCCAGCGGATTCTATGAAGGACCGGCAAATTTAACTGCTTCTAAGCATAATTATCGTCCCAAATTACTGGATATAAACATTGTCGCACTAAAAGGACCTTATTATCTCGTTGCATCTTCGCCTGATATGATTTCGATTAAGTTAAACTGGCAGGATTTTTCTGGTAGAGAAGCAGGGTTTATTATTGCACGAAAAGTTGACGATGGTCAGTGGAATTATAATTGGAAAGATATCCCCCAGCCGAATTTAACGCAATACATTGATACCGATGTTCAATTTTGTCACAAATATACATATATGGTCCGTTGTTATGATGCAGGGTATCAGCATTTATCTCCTTGGTCTAATGAGACACACGCCGTCTGTGGTGCACTTGCCCAGTCAAATTATTCAAAAATGTCGGCGTATAATAATGGGGCGAAGGTTGCGAAGTATGGGAATAATTTGTATGTGGCGTATACAGGGGGAGATTGGGGTTGCGGGACCAGGCATGTTTATTGTCTCCGCTCAACAGATGGTGGGAATAGTTTTGTGCGGGATGAATTGCATAAAATGTATGAGGAGGACAATAGAAAGAGCCAGCCTGCTATTGCAATAAGCAATAATGGTATTCCCTATGTAGTTTGGGGCTCAGTATATTGGAGCAGTAGTGGGAAAGGAACTGCAGGATGGTTTCGCAGTTATTATTGCGCATATTACACGAACAACAACTGGCAAATTGGAGAGATTTACAGTCAAAAATTCAGTGAAGATCCAAACTGGACACCGCCTGAAGATTACATTGGGCATCCATCACTATCTTTGACATCCGATAGTGGGTATGTAGCCTTTAAGTTTCCTATGGGCGGGAATTTACATATTGTGGGGTTCCTACTAAGCGATCCATATTCATCTGCAGATTCAACTGTGCCCAATACATCATCAATAAATCCTTTCCCTTCTATCGGTTATGATAAGGGTAATCCGAGTAATCCAGGGGATGATAGGATTGTGGTTTTAGTGCATGAGTCTCAATCGTATACATTAAAATTGTATTATCGAACAATCGGGTCTACTGACTGGCACCCTGTTCCACTTCCCGATGTTTATGGTAGTTTCGGTTCACCTTCGCTCTGGGCAGGGCAGAATGAGCTGAGGATTACTTTTGAGGGTGGGAATTATAATACACAACAAGAAGGGCTTTTCTTTTTGTGGATTCCCTGGCAGAATAATACCAATACCTATGATGTGAATCAGCCCATTGAATTGGTAAGTAGTAATTTTGATTATTACGATGGCATTGAGGGTTATAGTTATCTTGCAGGAAAGGATGTGGTTTTGTGGAAGGCAGGGGATGATATACATTATGCGCGGAGGCTTGGAACTGGAGAATGGCAGGATTTAGGAAATCTTTCGCAATCCGCAGATGTATCTTCTTATCCTCAAGGGGTCGTCTTTGGCAGCAGCGCCTTAGGACAGAAGTTGTTTGCTCTCTGGACTGAAAAAGTTGGAAATAATCATTATCTTGTGCGGAAGGTAGTTAATCTGCCACCGGCTTATCAGTATCCAGTGCTTGCTGTTGCCCAGTCTGATATCCCTGAGGCAACGGGATTTAACAATTCAAGGCGGTTGATTCGGGATGCGAGTGGAGTTTTGCATCTGGCATTTACAAGCGGGAATAATATCTATCATACTTTCTTGCAGGATACATCATGGGCAGAGCCAGTTCCAATCGGTGAAGGTAAATACCCTGCACTCGCAATGGATAACAACGGCAAAATCCATTGTGTCTGGTCTTACAATCAGGGGATGCCGTATTTTCTTGAGGAATTAAGATATAGTTGTTTTGATGGTTCTCAATGGTCTTCACCCATTCCTCTGATGCATACCTATAATTCGTTCTTCTGGGGTATTGGTGCACCATCATTAGCAATAAAGGATTCTTTTGCCTATATCACCTTCAAGTCCTACTTTGGTCCAACCTATCATCCAGAACCAGGCGGACCTGCACCACAGGTGATTGTCCTTGAATCAAGGAATTTAATCTACAGCAAATTCAATATAAATAATCCATTAGCATTTACCCCTCAATCCATTGATGCGATAAGTATCACACCGACT contains:
- a CDS encoding C25 family cysteine peptidase, with the protein product MKRTLILIFTILCSFSNGKDWIKLEGTGQECLINVIHSDDFQTSLEIAVPGFYKIDTVINNTEYNIVDIPNTGVYLREGLPMVPAIYKIIAIPSSKDVKVTLVVIKDTLLSDYCLMPAQRPLPEFVPDSFIINDSLYNRDIYYPETLASYYGPALWRDYRVIQLQVYPIQFNPLIRKIRIITKFKVIIEYVGLNTGNNPILPPRPTKTFTKLYKKYILNYDEYIGERTEWEGSYLIIVHDIFYEACLPLFSWKSRLGHKVVIKPLSEIGFTTQAIYNYIKHAYENWSIPLEYVLFIGDDNYLPAYRYNDPNYPYNPIPTDHNYSLIAGDDYLSDIFIGRLPAGSSSEATNMRSKIMLYEGGNLTGDWYKRETGICITQSGRIFDYTIGVVRQMLLSHGFLQADSLNHPSPIAIADSINRNRNFVVYRGHGDTTEWSSVEFTTAHVLNNLTNTNSYPVVIAPTCLANNFTYTGHFCMGEAFMCQPKGGVGYFGATNISYSFYNDTLTIAIFHAMLEDCITNLQPACNDGKMHVINYYGANDPQARETAYLMNLLGDPSLEMWTDIPKILSLDWPGNAEWGETYRVYVHDPQYNPIKDALVCIWNKQGWPNGIHLTGYSGADGYAYLGPIPSGFYEGPANLTASKHNYRPKLLDINIVALKGPYYLVASSPDMISIKLNWQDFSGREAGFIIARKVDDGQWNYNWKDIPQPNLTQYIDTDVQFCHKYTYMVRCYDAGYQHLSPWSNETHAVCGALAQSNYSKMSAYNNGAKVAKYGNNLYVAYTGGDWGCGTRHVYCLRSTDGGNSFVRDELHKMYEEDNRKSQPAIAISNNGIPYVVWGSVYWSSSGKGTAGWFRSYYCAYYTNNNWQIGEIYSQKFSEDPNWTPPEDYIGHPSLSLTSDSGYVAFKFPMGGNLHIVGFLLSDPYSSADSTVPNTSSINPFPSIGYDKGNPSNPGDDRIVVLVHESQSYTLKLYYRTIGSTDWHPVPLPDVYGSFGSPSLWAGQNELRITFEGGNYNTQQEGLFFLWIPWQNNTNTYDVNQPIELVSSNFDYYDGIEGYSYLAGKDVVLWKAGDDIHYARRLGTGEWQDLGNLSQSADVSSYPQGVVFGSSALGQKLFALWTEKVGNNHYLVRKVVNLPPAYQYPVLAVAQSDIPEATGFNNSRRLIRDASGVLHLAFTSGNNIYHTFLQDTSWAEPVPIGEGKYPALAMDNNGKIHCVWSYNQGMPYFLEELRYSCFDGSQWSSPIPLMHTYNSFFWGIGAPSLAIKDSFAYITFKSYFGPTYHPEPGGPAPQVIVLESRNLIYSKFNINNPLAFTPQSIDAISITPTPYDPYVYQDSLLPLLISPSITVDLAGIPHILWEGDSTNMRYYTIVDTNITTKSLMRMLIFHLLG